The following are from one region of the Streptomyces fradiae genome:
- a CDS encoding AAA family ATPase has translation MTEPYACTDPGPGGLVGRGDRMSRVAGALGDARSGRGAVVVVSGEPGVGKTRFAASAVAAARAAGMGAAHGRTGTVGPAVPYRPLAEALLALARTEGLPAPGGTGGHRRILARLLGGRSGVPPLAAAEAVLRTVASAAGRRGFLLVLDDLHEADPGTLAVVDYLLDQLPSLPVVLLATVSPGPGPATDLAARAHHRLDLPPLGPRDVRRLAAAEYGGTPLPAELLRRLREESAGLPFLVRELVREYGREGGPADVPEAVAADVRRRAERLGPGAVRLLAVAGLFGERCAVYEVARAAGVEEVRAGALLRAAADAHLLTPDPDDPSAYVFRHPLAARALAAALPPADRVRAARRAALAVAELHPGLPGPWCARAAALHASAGDPAEALRRYVEGARRAGAEGAPERALTLLTTAHGLLSPAVPAELRAEVWEGLLDAVLLTGRLDALPREALELPADGPGLAAARRAGLHARIAQVHAVAGRPEEALRRLDLARWTLGEAGGDHGATALVELAAARVEPGRLAPERLRTATGAARRAVDAAHAAGLPGATGWALLALGRLTQDQDGQGAAERFTRARALAALTPGDGALRIAADGCLARLAMRRDGLAAAVEESRRAAERAGLAPQAHETGFALALDGVRRGAFGAAGELIRDGEEDAARRGLGRAVALWRLAEAVRVAHRGRRDELREALARLAPVADAAPGLRAMEFGLARGFCSLLEEDHEAAEREFAQALAYDAENPATGDFGRHGVALLCGVLAGRAGRRHHDRALAAGAAAARWNRPFAGLADAVLLGREGRAAEATAAAGAALADAAPYPLAGRLGMRLVAAAAYEDGWGAPADWAREAEEFFHAAALPAVAGACRGLLRAMGAPVRQRRSGTDRVPAPLRRCGITVREFEVARLLAERFGNRDIAGRLHISPRTVEKHVSSLLQKTGHPNRAAFASAARDLVTGSAP, from the coding sequence ATGACGGAGCCGTACGCCTGTACCGATCCGGGACCCGGCGGACTCGTGGGCCGGGGCGACCGGATGAGCCGGGTCGCCGGGGCCCTCGGGGACGCCCGTTCGGGACGGGGCGCGGTGGTGGTCGTCAGCGGTGAACCGGGCGTGGGGAAGACCCGGTTCGCCGCCTCGGCCGTCGCCGCGGCGCGGGCCGCGGGGATGGGCGCGGCCCACGGCAGGACGGGGACCGTGGGCCCGGCCGTCCCCTACCGGCCGCTGGCCGAGGCGCTGCTGGCGCTGGCGAGGACCGAGGGGCTGCCCGCACCGGGGGGAACGGGCGGCCACCGGCGGATCCTGGCCCGGCTCCTCGGGGGGAGGAGCGGCGTGCCGCCCCTGGCGGCGGCCGAGGCGGTCCTCCGCACCGTCGCCTCGGCCGCCGGACGGCGGGGGTTCCTGCTCGTGCTCGACGATCTGCACGAGGCCGATCCGGGAACCCTCGCCGTCGTCGACTATCTCCTCGACCAGCTGCCGTCGCTGCCGGTGGTGCTGCTCGCCACCGTCTCCCCCGGCCCGGGCCCGGCGACCGACCTCGCCGCCCGCGCCCACCACCGTCTCGACCTGCCGCCGCTCGGCCCGCGGGACGTCCGGCGCCTGGCCGCGGCCGAGTACGGCGGGACGCCGCTGCCGGCGGAGCTGCTGCGCCGGTTGCGCGAGGAGTCCGCCGGACTGCCCTTTCTCGTACGAGAGTTGGTACGCGAGTACGGACGTGAGGGCGGCCCGGCGGACGTTCCGGAGGCGGTCGCGGCGGATGTACGGCGGCGGGCCGAGCGGTTGGGCCCTGGCGCGGTGCGACTCCTCGCCGTGGCCGGGCTTTTCGGGGAGCGGTGTGCGGTGTACGAGGTGGCGCGCGCGGCAGGCGTCGAGGAGGTACGGGCGGGCGCGCTGCTGCGGGCGGCGGCCGACGCGCATCTGCTCACGCCCGATCCGGACGACCCCTCGGCCTACGTCTTCCGGCATCCCCTGGCCGCCCGGGCCCTCGCCGCCGCCCTTCCCCCGGCCGACCGGGTACGGGCCGCCCGGCGCGCCGCACTCGCCGTGGCGGAGCTGCACCCGGGGCTGCCGGGCCCCTGGTGTGCCCGAGCGGCGGCGCTGCACGCGAGCGCGGGCGACCCGGCGGAGGCGCTGCGGCGGTATGTGGAGGGGGCACGGCGGGCCGGCGCCGAGGGGGCCCCGGAACGGGCGCTGACGCTGCTCACCACCGCGCACGGGCTGCTGTCCCCGGCGGTTCCGGCGGAGCTGCGGGCGGAGGTGTGGGAGGGGCTGCTCGACGCGGTCCTGCTGACCGGGCGTCTGGACGCCCTCCCCCGGGAGGCCCTGGAGCTGCCGGCCGACGGGCCCGGGCTCGCGGCGGCCCGCCGGGCCGGGTTGCACGCACGGATCGCACAGGTGCACGCGGTGGCCGGGCGGCCCGAGGAGGCGCTGCGGCGCCTGGATCTGGCGCGCTGGACGCTGGGTGAGGCCGGCGGCGACCACGGGGCCACCGCCCTGGTCGAGCTGGCCGCGGCGCGGGTCGAGCCGGGCCGGCTCGCGCCCGAGCGGCTTCGCACGGCCACGGGGGCGGCCCGCCGGGCGGTCGACGCCGCGCATGCCGCGGGCCTGCCCGGGGCCACCGGGTGGGCGCTGCTCGCGCTCGGGCGGCTCACCCAGGACCAGGACGGGCAGGGCGCGGCGGAACGGTTCACCAGGGCGCGGGCGCTTGCCGCGCTCACGCCGGGCGACGGGGCGCTGCGGATCGCCGCCGACGGGTGCCTGGCGCGGCTCGCGATGCGGCGGGACGGCCTCGCGGCGGCCGTGGAGGAGAGCCGGCGGGCGGCCGAGCGGGCGGGGCTCGCGCCGCAGGCGCACGAGACGGGGTTCGCGCTCGCGCTCGACGGGGTGCGGCGCGGGGCGTTCGGGGCGGCCGGGGAGCTGATCCGGGACGGGGAGGAGGACGCGGCGCGCCGGGGCTTGGGGCGGGCGGTGGCGCTCTGGCGGCTCGCGGAGGCGGTGCGGGTCGCGCACCGGGGGCGGCGCGACGAGCTGCGGGAGGCCCTCGCACGGCTCGCGCCCGTGGCGGACGCGGCGCCGGGGCTTCGGGCGATGGAGTTCGGGCTCGCGCGGGGGTTCTGCTCGCTCCTGGAGGAGGATCACGAGGCGGCCGAGCGGGAGTTCGCGCAGGCCCTCGCGTACGACGCGGAGAATCCGGCGACGGGTGACTTCGGCCGGCACGGGGTGGCCCTGCTGTGCGGGGTGCTCGCGGGGCGGGCCGGGCGGCGGCACCACGACCGGGCGCTCGCGGCGGGGGCCGCGGCGGCCCGCTGGAACCGGCCGTTCGCGGGGCTCGCCGACGCGGTGCTGCTCGGCCGCGAGGGCCGGGCGGCGGAGGCGACGGCGGCGGCCGGGGCGGCGCTGGCCGACGCGGCGCCCTATCCGCTGGCGGGGCGGCTCGGGATGCGTCTTGTGGCGGCCGCCGCGTACGAGGACGGCTGGGGCGCCCCGGCCGACTGGGCGCGCGAGGCGGAGGAGTTCTTCCACGCCGCCGCCCTGCCGGCCGTGGCCGGTGCCTGCCGCGGACTGCTGCGCGCCATGGGCGCCCCGGTGCGGCAGCGCCGCTCCGGCACCGACCGGGTGCCCGCGCCGCTGCGCCGGTGCGGGATCACGGTGCGGGAGTTCGAGGTGGCACGGCTGCTCGCGGAGCGCTTCGGCAACCGTGACATCGCGGGCCGGCTGCACATCTCGCCGCGCACGGTGGAGAAGCATGTGTCGAGCCTCCTGCAGAAGACGGGGCACCCGAACCGGGCGGCGTTCGCGTCGGCCGCCCGGGATCTGGTGACGGGTTCGGCTCCCTAG
- a CDS encoding response regulator encodes MAGVISVAVVDDDRMLLDGMRSWLGGVPGLRVVATAATVGELLAGAPGPDAGPPADIVLLDLLLRDGSTPTDNIRRLVATGTRVLMISTVPDRTRIIESVRAGADGYLTKDNELPTLVAAVQDIVAGHGSHSPELAFACAHDSSPSRPSLSPRERQILLDYASGLTLKSAARRAGITVHTAKDYLDRVKAKYRQAGRPAYTKIDLARRVREDSLEA; translated from the coding sequence ATGCGGTCCTGGCTCGGCGGCGTGCCCGGGCTCCGGGTGGTCGCCACGGCGGCCACCGTCGGCGAACTCCTGGCCGGCGCACCGGGCCCGGACGCCGGGCCGCCGGCCGACATCGTGCTGCTCGACCTGCTGCTGCGCGACGGCTCCACGCCCACCGACAACATCCGGCGGCTGGTCGCCACCGGCACCCGGGTGCTGATGATCAGCACGGTGCCCGACCGCACCCGGATCATCGAGTCCGTACGGGCCGGCGCCGACGGCTATCTCACCAAGGACAACGAGCTGCCCACCCTGGTCGCCGCCGTCCAGGACATCGTGGCGGGCCACGGCTCCCACTCCCCCGAACTCGCCTTCGCCTGCGCGCACGACAGCAGCCCCTCCCGCCCCAGCCTCTCGCCGCGCGAGCGGCAGATCCTGCTCGACTACGCCTCGGGCCTGACCCTGAAGTCCGCCGCCCGGCGCGCCGGGATCACCGTGCACACCGCGAAGGACTACCTCGACCGGGTCAAGGCCAAGTACCGCCAGGCCGGCCGCCCCGCCTACACCAAGATCGACCTGGCCCGGCGGGTCCGCGAGGACAGCCTGGAGGCCTGA